In the genome of Aspergillus luchuensis IFO 4308 DNA, chromosome 2, nearly complete sequence, one region contains:
- a CDS encoding uncharacterized protein (COG:P;~EggNog:ENOG410QE36;~InterPro:IPR005829,IPR020846,IPR011701,IPR036259;~PFAM:PF07690;~TransMembrane:12 (i80-100o120-140i147-170o182-200i207-230o236-257i269-288o294-318i339-362o374-395i402-420o432-455i);~go_component: GO:0016021 - integral component of membrane [Evidence IEA];~go_function: GO:0022857 - transmembrane transporter activity [Evidence IEA];~go_process: GO:0055085 - transmembrane transport [Evidence IEA]): protein MAILDLLRGRRAQEQQQPQQFDTDTPSKFPQFTIFSRPGSSLGDDSSTPSSGIATPIEEKQLTKLGPCPEIGRLASWKGALILLVTSGSQFLDNVFMTSANVALSSIQENFDVSDTNLQWMISAYTLTFGGFLLLAGVLSDRYGRKLILCLGLSWLSLWTLAIGFGQSFIQLTVFRGLQGMGAALTVPSAIGIISSYFSGLDRTRALSIYASSGTVGFCVGLIFGGFLTSSLGWRYIFYFIVIITGSLGILGAIVLPKDNLAGKEKPKMDYVGAMLSTAGLILLQFVLSSGGSYGWGTPFIIVLLVLAVALLVAFTLWEKFISYPLMPLGLWKLPNFAGLWIAGFTCYGSYQNVIYYIVLMAQEVDKLSAGDTALRFLPMGVIGFIASMGTGKALEYVNGKYTLLAGLILTVLAPVPSAITSSPETSFWVNVLPTSLISITAVSLIFVTTSTAILTTVPVHVKSLCGGMVSSIPYPLFYITMEAPN from the exons ATGGCCATCCTCGATCTTTTGCGAGGCCGCCGCgcgcaggagcagcagcagccgcagcaatTTGACACTGATACTCCCTCCAAATTTCCCCAATTCACTATCTTTTCTCGTCCGGGCTCGTCGTTAGGTGATGACAGTAGCACGCCTTCATCGGGTATTGCCACCCCAATTGAAGAGAAGCAGCTCACGAAGCTGGGACCATGTCCCGAAATTGGTCGTCTGGCCTCGTGGAAAGGCGCCCTCATCCTGCTCGTCACCTCCGGCTCCCAATTCCTCGACAATGTCTTCATGACCAGTGCCAATGTCGCTTTGTCATCTATTCAAGAGAACTTTGACGTGTCGGACACCAATCTCCAATGGATGATCTCCGCATACACCCTTACGTTTGGTGGGTTCTTGCTCCTTGCGGGTGTTCTTTCCGACCG GTATGGTCGCAAGTTGATCCTCTGTCTGGGTCTAAGCTGGCTCTCCCTTTGGACCCTGGCCATTGGCTTCGGCCAATCATTCATCCAACTCACAGTCTTCCGCGGTCTGCAGGGCATGGGAGCTGCGCTCACTGTGCCTTCAGCGATCGGAATCATCAGCTCCTACTTCAGTGGGCTTGATCGGACCCGCGCACTGTCCATCTACGCTTCCTCCGGAACTGTGGGGTTCTGCGTGGGTCTTATTTTTGGTGGCTTCCTTACTTCCTCTCTGGGATGGCGATACATCTTCTActtcattgtcatcatcaccggctCGCTAGGCATCCTGGGTGCGATTGTCCTTCCCAAGGACAACCTTGCTGGCAAGGAAAAGCCCAAGATGGACTATGTCGGCGCCATGCTCTCCACTGCGGGTCTGATTCTCCTCCAATTCGTGCTGTCCAGCGGTGGCTCCTATGGCTGGGGCACACCCTTCATCATTGTCCTTCTGGTGCTGGCCGTTGCCCTGCTGGTGGCTTTTACTCTCTGGGAGAAGTTCATTTCGTACCCACTGATGCCTCTGGGCTTGTGGAAGCTCCCTAACTTTGCTGGTCTGTGGATCGCAGGATTTA CCTGCTACGGCAGCTACCAAAACGTCATCTACTACATCGTCCTGATGGCCCAAGAAGTGGACAAGCTGTCTGCCGGCGACACCGCCCTCCGCTTCCTTCCCATGGGAGTGATCGGATTCATCGCCTCCATGGGCACCGGCAAGGCCCTCGAATACGTCAATGGGAAATACACCCTGCTGGCGGGGTTGATCCTCACTGTTCTCGCCCCAGTCCCGAGCGCTATCACATCCAGCCCGGAAACCAGTTT CTGGGTCAATGtcctccccacctccctGATCAGCATCACTGCCGTctccctcatcttcgtcaccaccagcacTGCCATTCTCACTACTGTCCCTGTGCATGTGAAGAGTCTATGTGGTGGAATGGTAAGCTCCATCCCCTATCCCCTTTTTTACATCACAATGGAAGCCCCAAACTAA
- a CDS encoding uncharacterized protein (CAZy:GH20;~COG:G;~EggNog:ENOG410PGBW;~InterPro:IPR025705,IPR017853,IPR029018,IPR013320, IPR015882,IPR015883;~PFAM:PF02838;~SECRETED:SignalP(1-21);~go_function: GO:0004553 - hydrolase activity, hydrolyzing O-glycosyl compounds [Evidence IEA];~go_function: GO:0004563 - beta-N-acetylhexosaminidase activity [Evidence IEA];~go_process: GO:0005975 - carbohydrate metabolic process [Evidence IEA]): protein MRWRALGTVGLILDFTICGFSRLVTVPTIPFADNNSTYALSQLTKIVVDARHASTVDTQGQTLIPPTLKEFAATFQEDLRSSLGIDLPLVTSNTSSDHAIFLTLSNNTDFRDVAGRFTAEAYALLIDNHGIAISGASPLGVWWGTRSLIQAAVVSKHNLPQGSAIDAPGWGTRGVMLDAGRHYYPPDFLIEMCSYLSFFKQNVFHLHLSDNLYNNVDLYSTQESLDLYAAFRPWSDDPALSGLNKRANESYTRSQFDHIQRQCARRGVTIIPEIEAPGHALAIVQWRPELGLTDLSMLNISHPDTIPTMKTIWKIFLPWFHSKTVHLGADEYSSSYVSDYTDFVNDMHTYIAEQSNKNTRIWGTFTPSQGANVSKAVTIQHWEFYEDNPYFDYIKNNYSVLNSDDAFYIVGKWSGSYPQFLNKTRVFHGDPANNGPYAPNIFSTTNATDNPPRDNPYVLGHIAALWNDYGPNATTYLEAYYSWRDVLPALADKQWGGDILEDEYDDVFDTLHAVIPGQNLDRHVPSKTDLILHYNFANITGTTVPDLSGNNYHATCNHSCPINTSNSTIRFTETCTLTTPIQSKGRDYTLSFSVYPSTSHPSPLFSGRDSTLLNGNGSISNITLVSGGNPYTLNYSLPVGKWSDVSLIGKGNKTFLSVDGGKKMEFLARLGVNGEYSVWAPIAIEAPVQRIGEGFVGMMGEVKLWGSAK from the exons ATGCGGTGGAGGGCACTTGGCACCGTCGGTCTTATTCTCGACTTCACCATCTGCG GGTTCTCCCGTCTGGTGACGGTCCCCACTATTCCCTTTGCTGATAATAATAGCACCTATGCACTGTCACAACTCACCAAGATTGTCGTGGATGCTCGCCATGCCAGTACTGTGGATACTCAAGGCCAAACATTGATTCCACCGACATTGAAAGAATTTGCCGCGACCTTTCAAGAGGACCTTCGTTCTTCTCTTGGGATCGACCTCCCACTTGTCACCAGTAATACCTCTAGCGACCATGCAATTTTCCTGACCCTCTCCAATAACACAGACTTCCGCGATGTTGCGGGACGCTTCACAGCGGAGGCATATGCCTTGCTCATTGACAATCATGGAATTGCCATCTCTGGGGCAAGCCCCTTAGGCGTTTGGTGGGGAACACGCTCACTAATCCAGGCCGCTGTGGTTAGCAAACATAATCTCCCTCAAGGCTCTGCAATTGATGCTCCAGGGTGGGGAACACGAGGCGTCATG CTCGATGCCGGACGTCACTACTACCCACCCGACTTCTTGATCGAAATGTGCTCGTATCTGTCCTTCTTCAAGCAGAACGTgttccatctccacctcagCGACAATCTCTACAACAACGTCGACCTCTACTCCACGCAGGAATCTCTGGATCTCTATGCAGCATTCCGGCCCTGGTCCGACGACCCCGCCCTATCCGGGCTCAACAAACGAGCCAACGAGTCGTACACGCGCAGCCAATTCGATCACATCCAGCGCCAATGCGCCCGTCGTGGTGTCACCATCATCCCTGAAATCGAAGCACCCGGTCATGCCCTCGCCATCGTGCAATGGCGACCAGAACTCGGCCTGACAGACCTCAGCATGCTCAACATCAGCCATCCAGACACCATCCCGACCATGAAAACAATCTGGAAgatcttccttccttggtTCCACAGCAAAACCGTCCACCTCGGCGCGGACGAATACTCCTCTTCTTACGTCTCCGACTATACTGACTTCGTCAACGACATGCACACGTACATCGCCGAGCAATCCAACAAAAACACCCGCATCTGGGGCACCTTCACCCCATCGCAGGGCGCCAACGTCTCCAAAGCCGTCACCATCCAGCACTGGGAATTTTACGAAGACAACCCCTACTTTGACTACATCAAGAACAATTACTCGGTCCTGAACTCCGACGACGCCTTCTATATTGTCGGAAAATGGTCTGGAAGCTACCCGCAGTTTCTCAACAAGACACGAGTCTTCCACGGTGATCCAGCAAACAACGGCCCCTACGCCCCCAACATCTTCTCTACCACTAACGCAACCGATAACCCTCCAAGAGATAACCCCTACGTACTCGGCCATATCGCCGCCCTCTGGAACGACTACGGTCCCAACGCAACGACCTATCTCGAGGCGTATTACTCCTGGCGTGACGTTCTCCCCGCACTAGCAGACAAGCAATGGGGCGGTGATATCCTGGAAGATGAATACGATGATGTGTTCGACACACTCCACGCTGTGATCCCAGGCCAGAACCTCGATCGTCATGTACCGAGCAAGACGGATCTGATTCTACATTACAATTTCGCCAATATCACTGGGACAACCGTTCCAGATTTATCTGGGAACAACTACCACGCCACGTGTAATCACAGCTGTCCCATTAATACATCTAACTCAACCATAAGATTCACGGAAACAtgcaccctcaccacccctaTCCAAAGCAAAGGCAGAGACTAcaccctctctttctctgtatATCCTTCCACAAGTCACCCGTCACCTTTATTCTCAGGGAGGGATTCTACCCTCCTCAACGGCAACGGGTCCATAAGTAACATCACCCTTGTGAGCGGCGGCAACCCATACACACTGAACTACAGTCTCCCGGTCGGAAAATGGTCGGATGTGAGCTTGATCGGAAAGGGAAATAAAACATTCTTATCTGTTGACGGGGGTAAGAAGATGGAATTCCTAGCGAGACTAGGCGTGAATGGGGAGTACTCGGTGTGGGCGCCCATTGCGATCGAGGCACCGGTGCAGAGGATCGGGGAGGGATTTGtagggatgatgggggaggTTAAGTTGTGGGGGAGTGCGAAGTGa